Part of the Pseudomonadota bacterium genome is shown below.
CAAAGGTTTGCGAACCAGGTGACTCAGTCCAAATTAACTTTGTGTTTTGACGTAAAAGATCTTTTACACCTTCACCGATGAGCGGATCATAGTATTCAGTAGTAACTCCAAAGCGGGAAAGGAAATTATCGCAGAAAGAACGGCAGGGGGCATATGTATTATCAGTTACAAGAATGTGATCTCCGGGCTCAACAAATGCCATAAAAGCCATTGTAATTGCCTGTAAACCCGATGGATTTAAAATTGTTCCAGCACCAGACTCAAGTTCAGTAAGCGCATCTTCCAGGGCAAATGACGTCGGCGTGCCACGTAATCCGTAACGCACCTTCACATTGGGGTCAGTCCCCCGGGATAGGTATTGCGCCATTGTCGGAAATAAAATCGTTGAGGCGTGGTAAACGGGTGTGTTTACGGCGCCATAATGATCAAAAGGGGCTCGGCCTGAGTGAATTATTTTAGTATCGTCCTTCATATCATCTCCGAATTCGGTTATATGCTCTTTCCAAAGGGGTGTTGACATAAATTGGGGTGGGATTTCTCACTCTAACAGATTTTACGCAATTGGTGCATAAGGAAACTATGGATATGGCTGAACGGATTGAATATGCAGTGATAGGTGCCGGGGTGGTGGGATTAGCCGTAGCCCGTTCTCTTTCTCTCCGTGGCTGTGAGGTGATCGTTTTAGAGAGTGAAAATGCGATAGGCACTGGAACCAGTTCGCGTAATTCTGAGGTCATACATGCTGGCATTTATTATGAGCCTGGTTCACTAAAGGCCAGCGTCTGCGTCGAAGGGAAAATAATGCTTTACCAGTACTGTGAAGAAAGAGGCATTCCTTACCGTAACTGTGGGAAGTTGATTGTTGCTACTGATGAAGCTCAGCTCGAATTATTGCAAGGTATACAAGAAAAAGCTTCAATGAATGGTGTGCCACTCGATCTTATTCGTGCCAATGAGGCTATAGCGATGGAACCCGAATTGCGTTGCGTTGGGGCACTTCATTCTCCGACTACCGGTATAATTGATAGTCATTCATTAATGCTTTCGTTACAGGGCGATGCAGAGGAGAGGGGAGCTGTTATAGCATTCCTTAGCCCGGTTTTGTCTGGGAATGTCAAATCCAATTATATAGAGCTCTCTGTCGGTGGTGAGATGCCAATGGATTTGCATTGCAACGGTGTAATAAATTGCGCTGGTTTAAAAGCACCGGCTCTGGCAAGAAAAATTAACGGATTAGAGGCAGCGAGTGTTCCAAAGGAATATTTTGCTAAAGGAAACTATTACGGCCTATCGTGTAAGGCGCCGTTTTCGAAACTTGTGTACCCCATTCCCCGCGATGGGGGGCTTGGTGTTCACATTACCGTTGACATGGGTGGGAGAGCACGATTTGGGCCAGATGTTGAGTGGCTTGAAGGTAGCTCTGATTTTAATTATGAGGTTGACCCATCTCGGTGCCAGGGATTTTACGATGCAATACGTACCTACTGGCCAGGGTTGCCAGATGACTCTCTCAGTCCAGACTATGCCGGCATTAGGCCAAAAATACACGGTCCAGGAACCGCACTACCTGACTTTATGGTTTCGGGACCAAAAGATCACGGCATTGACGGATTAGTTAATATGTTCGGAATTGAGTCACCTGGGATTACCAGCTCTATGGCACTTGGTGAATATGTTTCCGACCTATTAGGAGTTTAATTTTTTAAATCGTTTGCACTTTTGGTATGAGATCACGCGTGCGAGGATCTTCAATAACACAGGTTTCACGGCCGTATATTACAAATCCTGCTTTTAGATAAGTTGGCAGAGCAGCAGGGTGGTCTAAAGAGCAAGTCCTCAGCCAAATTCGGCGTATATCCTTAGCCCAGGCTATATCAACAATTGAGGCTATGAAGAAAGTGCCAAGGCCACGCCCTAAATATCCACTGGCTAAGCCGAAGTATGCTAGGTGTATATCTCGCAAGTCGTGATTTGGTGGTTGTCTCGAATCGAGTTCTGCGAAGCCAGCGGCTTCTCCGTCAACGTAGAGAACATATATTTCGACCCGATCGTCAGATATTATCTTAAAAAGCTCTTCATCTGTCATCTCAGTGCGCTCATACCAGAGCCAAGGAAGTCCCACTTCAGCGTAGATATTACGATAGAAGTCGATGGACGGCTTCTCAACCCTACTAAGTTTAACTTCAGAGTTTAAGTCAGGTGTTGGTTGAGGGATACCATTTGGGCGGGAAGTCATTTTTAGGTACGTGACCTGAACCGTAAGACTATTTGTTACACCACCTACCATTGTTAAAGATCAGATCAAGATTGACTAGTGGCTACTGGGGCACCTGCTGTGCTTCCCCACTCGGTCCACGACCCATCATAAACGGGTGCTATCTTTCCAGTTACTAGAAAACTTATGAAAGAAAGAGCGGCAGCTGCAACTCCGGAACCACATGTCATAGCCATGGGTTCCTCTGGATCAATACCTGCTTTAACAAAAACATTACGTAATTCACTTTTTGAGAGTAACGCTCCGGTTTCAGCATTCATAAAAAGGGTAGGCATTAGATTAACTGAGCCTGGGATATGACCACAAGCAAGACCCGGCCGTGGCTCCTCTTCCTCACCAGAAAATCGGCCAGCAGGCCTTCCGTCAATTACTAATTCCTCATTGGTGTCTAAATTTGCTCTAATTTGGTCAAATGTCCGCAAAAATTTTGTATTCAAATGGGCGGTAAAATGCCCATCTTTTGGTGAATATTTTTGATCAGTGACCGGTAATTTTTCCCTAAGCCATTTTGGGAGCCCGCCGTCGAGGATAGCTATATTTTCATGGCCGAAGAGCTGAAAGGTCCACCATATTCGTGGCGACGAAAAAACACCCAGCCTGTCATAGACGACGATATAGTCACTATCGCTGATCCCCATCTTTCTGACCCTTGAAGAAAAAATTTCGGCCGGTGGTATCATGTGAGGTAACGTGTCTTGCGGATCGCTTATGTCATCAATATCAAAAAAACAGGCTCCGGGTATATGCTCGGCCTCATATTCAATAGCTGCGTTACGCCGAGTATTTGGAAGGAAATATGTGCCATCAATGATGCGCACATTATCTGCTTCAAGATGAGCATTTAGCCAGGTTGTGGAAACAAGCGGGGCTGAGAAATTAATATTGTCTTCATTCATAACAAAATCGATTCATTAGCAAACTCCAATATTTGTGACAGGTGCTGGTATGTATCAAATAGAGATGAACAAGCAGGGTCAAGTAGCTTGGGGTTGTTACATTCTCGGATGGTTTCAAGGCGTTATGGACGAATCATACGAGATTTAATTGAATTTAGCTGGGGTGACTTTAACTCGAAGCATTCGTAACAATTCAATTAAAAGCATATGAGGCACCGTTATTGCCGCCAAGCCAATAAATAGTATTTTGAAGTGCAGATCAGTCAAATCTTCATTTGAGGAAAACCAGCCGTAAGCTAGTAGTGCGAGCAGTAATGTTAGCCCTGAATAAGTAACCATATTTTTGACGGCCACGTACTGTGTTCCTTTATCCAGGAGGGTAAATTCGTGTTTGATGTGTCGCGCGCTGTGAATAAAAACAAAATAGAGGGAAAAATATATTAGAGGGGGAAAAAAAACTGCGAAACACAATAATATAAGTAGATCAAATAATATTTGTGAATTCCAATTTTTGATCTCAAGAAGTAAGGATAAGACAGCTATATAGCCAGCAAAATGGATTACTGTAATAATATAGTTAGGATCTTCTCCGAAAATTAAACCTCTAAAAATTTGTTCTACCTCGGTAGGCCAAAACCAGACTGTCAGCGCTAGTATAAGTGTGGCATATGGAATACCATGCATTAAAGAAATTTGGTCTCTGCTAAAATGATAAACCGATATAAGAATGAACAAACTCAGTCCTATAAAAGGTAACTTTAGCCAGAAAAGTGTTGTCAATATACCTATGAATGAATAGGCGCAGATAAAGATTATGAACCCATATTTAGTGGTATAAATACGGGCATTTTTTGCCAGAACAGGATCTAGCGCGCCATGCGGTAGTCCGCCAAGGATAATCAGTGCTATTGCTGTATATTCCCAATACATTATTTCTCTTTAATCATTTGCATAATTGATTTTAAGAATGGCTTTGCTGGTGCGCTAGTAATTACCTGCAGGGCATTGAGGGGGCGGGCTTTGGTCAAGAATGAAGCAAAGTCATCGCCCTTTGTTTTTTGTGCTATATCTAAAAAAATTTTTGGCAGATGATGGGGATGCTCTTGTATGATCTTTATAAGTTGTAGGTCCATCCAGGTTTCAAGCAAAGGCGGCCGATATTTTGTTATTGGTTTTCCAGCCGTAAGTGTTTTGGCTGTTATTTTTGCCCAGGAACGCATGTTCATAAAGCCATAGCCACTAGAGGCACGGGTCATTCCTCCACGAGCCCCTATTGGAATACCCCAATCATCATTGGTGCTAGGGCGAAGTCCCATTGGAATATGCGCCTTCTCTTTTCGAATAATTTTTCCTGTAAGATTATTGTTTTTGATCCATTCTAGCGAATTTTTTTCAAGATTTTTTATATTTCCTGGCATTGCACCAAAATAGGTACTTTCAATAAGCAAACTTGTATTAGTTATTGGCAACATGTACTCAAAATATAATCCGGAGTCCTCTGCTCTCATATTTGTCATAAGTAGTGCGACATCCTTGGCAAAATTGTGCTCACAGTTAATTTCTATTCCCACGAAACTTTGATAGGCACGAAAGCGATCTGTTGAGGGGGGACGGCTGTCGAATACATACTTTGCCGAAGGTTTTGAAACTAACGTGTCCCTATTGAGGAAGCATTGGGGATGGCGTTCAATAACCTTCTTGCATTTTTCGTAAAAGGCGCGACCCGAAATTCTATAATAGTGCCAATTTTTGCCAGTCTGCGTTACACTTCTATTCTCTGAAGAGACCACCCATTTTGAATACTGGCTTGTCCCAGGCAAGAAATTTGAATGATCACGGTCGGACCAGAAGCTGTAGGTACGATCATCTCGAGCATTAAAATTTGGATCACTAACAACAACTGAGCCAGGTAGAATCTTATGCTTCGAAAGCTCACTTG
Proteins encoded:
- a CDS encoding NAD(P)/FAD-dependent oxidoreductase, coding for MAERIEYAVIGAGVVGLAVARSLSLRGCEVIVLESENAIGTGTSSRNSEVIHAGIYYEPGSLKASVCVEGKIMLYQYCEERGIPYRNCGKLIVATDEAQLELLQGIQEKASMNGVPLDLIRANEAIAMEPELRCVGALHSPTTGIIDSHSLMLSLQGDAEERGAVIAFLSPVLSGNVKSNYIELSVGGEMPMDLHCNGVINCAGLKAPALARKINGLEAASVPKEYFAKGNYYGLSCKAPFSKLVYPIPRDGGLGVHITVDMGGRARFGPDVEWLEGSSDFNYEVDPSRCQGFYDAIRTYWPGLPDDSLSPDYAGIRPKIHGPGTALPDFMVSGPKDHGIDGLVNMFGIESPGITSSMALGEYVSDLLGV
- the sseA gene encoding 3-mercaptopyruvate sulfurtransferase, with translation MNEDNINFSAPLVSTTWLNAHLEADNVRIIDGTYFLPNTRRNAAIEYEAEHIPGACFFDIDDISDPQDTLPHMIPPAEIFSSRVRKMGISDSDYIVVYDRLGVFSSPRIWWTFQLFGHENIAILDGGLPKWLREKLPVTDQKYSPKDGHFTAHLNTKFLRTFDQIRANLDTNEELVIDGRPAGRFSGEEEEPRPGLACGHIPGSVNLMPTLFMNAETGALLSKSELRNVFVKAGIDPEEPMAMTCGSGVAAAALSFISFLVTGKIAPVYDGSWTEWGSTAGAPVATSQS
- a CDS encoding GNAT family N-acetyltransferase codes for the protein MTSRPNGIPQPTPDLNSEVKLSRVEKPSIDFYRNIYAEVGLPWLWYERTEMTDEELFKIISDDRVEIYVLYVDGEAAGFAELDSRQPPNHDLRDIHLAYFGLASGYLGRGLGTFFIASIVDIAWAKDIRRIWLRTCSLDHPAALPTYLKAGFVIYGRETCVIEDPRTRDLIPKVQTI
- a CDS encoding lycopene cyclase family protein; its protein translation is MVWIHIVGGGVAGLSLASELSKHKILPGSVVVSDPNFNARDDRTYSFWSDRDHSNFLPGTSQYSKWVVSSENRSVTQTGKNWHYYRISGRAFYEKCKKVIERHPQCFLNRDTLVSKPSAKYVFDSRPPSTDRFRAYQSFVGIEINCEHNFAKDVALLMTNMRAEDSGLYFEYMLPITNTSLLIESTYFGAMPGNIKNLEKNSLEWIKNNNLTGKIIRKEKAHIPMGLRPSTNDDWGIPIGARGGMTRASSGYGFMNMRSWAKITAKTLTAGKPITKYRPPLLETWMDLQLIKIIQEHPHHLPKIFLDIAQKTKGDDFASFLTKARPLNALQVITSAPAKPFLKSIMQMIKEK
- a CDS encoding Brp/Blh family beta-carotene 15,15'-dioxygenase, whose protein sequence is MYWEYTAIALIILGGLPHGALDPVLAKNARIYTTKYGFIIFICAYSFIGILTTLFWLKLPFIGLSLFILISVYHFSRDQISLMHGIPYATLILALTVWFWPTEVEQIFRGLIFGEDPNYIITVIHFAGYIAVLSLLLEIKNWNSQILFDLLILLCFAVFFPPLIYFSLYFVFIHSARHIKHEFTLLDKGTQYVAVKNMVTYSGLTLLLALLAYGWFSSNEDLTDLHFKILFIGLAAITVPHMLLIELLRMLRVKVTPAKFN